Proteins from a single region of Labedella gwakjiensis:
- a CDS encoding helix-turn-helix transcriptional regulator produces MSGRALFGVPRRAPGLVDRSALESRLDDAAAITTLTAGAGFGKTVLLASWASSREHTGVWIDGSTAAGDRVSFWRNAFALIAEAGERTGSEVLRTAVIPSFDSLVEAGVTPAVAAFARSLGSPFVLIIDNAHMIDLPAIASDLVGFSRFADGSRLIVSDRHRRFRPTLLASDVEETRLTGPDLVLSPDEIARLIDGLGTRVRNRVSPAEVHRLTGGIVGLARRVVVTPGPHPESGGELLEPWTEAIGPSTGDPRNGVTDLAAAGIPPAHLIAALGRATADEAARITGMSPDEAARVLQAGSDHGLGWWEETGGPAQFTFARIASIAARSAVMRFGTADQRRRVAARFAQVFAERGEAMTAFGLALDAEDYDLAVAIGKRSYLQLIRDDTPGTLQRLRRIPLTKLRRQPLLVLFIAMLHAQSPRGRAAALFHFALAERLARATESSGAADDRAIMVGVRGAAMRMQGKFDRAVPVAREFLDRFDRLSPEEQDRLSSVSRPLLWQAAHTLFFAGETETAVGAAQRMLAVPVPLSDGEADTGLRPALSVVSAVSAVVGSMGEARAALDEALVHPARSSDFYLVWERTTAAIAAIEDGDFASAVPLIDSIDHDMGASEYWPVDAVIRALAEVGDGRVDGAIRVLEAVLESDAPPRQAAPTRDVVVVLHALLCVAGRPAGRAAGILRHVSRRGPAVALAEAVIALRADEPVSALGLVGRGFGDASTSPRVRASALLVRAAASSAVSQDDAAARAAREAVTLMTATGLATPWLVLTPSERSTLLALVGPELAGADVVAAAERMPTVYLDGARVERLTARERDVLARLVAGDTIPQVAEASGVSSNTVKTQRARIYRKLGVDNRADAARVALEHDLL; encoded by the coding sequence GTGAGCGGACGAGCGCTCTTCGGTGTTCCGCGCCGCGCTCCGGGACTGGTGGACAGGTCGGCGCTCGAGTCGCGCCTCGACGATGCCGCTGCGATCACCACGCTCACCGCCGGTGCCGGATTCGGAAAGACCGTCCTGCTCGCGAGCTGGGCGTCGTCGCGCGAGCACACGGGCGTGTGGATCGACGGGTCGACGGCGGCAGGTGACCGCGTCTCGTTCTGGCGCAACGCCTTCGCCCTCATCGCTGAGGCCGGCGAGCGGACCGGGAGCGAGGTGCTGCGCACCGCGGTGATCCCGTCCTTCGATTCGCTCGTCGAGGCGGGCGTGACGCCGGCTGTCGCCGCGTTCGCGCGGAGTCTCGGCTCGCCGTTCGTGCTCATCATCGACAACGCCCACATGATCGATCTGCCTGCGATCGCGTCCGATCTCGTCGGCTTCTCCCGGTTCGCCGACGGGTCGAGGCTCATCGTGTCCGACCGTCATCGCCGATTCCGGCCCACTCTGCTCGCCTCCGACGTGGAGGAGACCCGCCTGACGGGCCCCGATCTCGTGCTCTCTCCCGACGAGATCGCCCGGCTGATCGACGGCCTGGGCACTCGGGTGCGCAACCGTGTGTCCCCCGCGGAGGTGCATCGACTCACCGGCGGGATCGTGGGTCTCGCCCGCCGTGTCGTGGTGACGCCCGGGCCGCATCCCGAGAGTGGTGGCGAGCTGCTCGAGCCGTGGACCGAGGCGATCGGACCATCGACGGGCGACCCGCGGAACGGGGTAACCGACCTCGCCGCGGCGGGGATCCCCCCTGCGCACCTCATCGCCGCACTCGGTCGCGCGACAGCCGATGAGGCCGCCCGTATCACGGGCATGTCGCCGGACGAGGCGGCGCGCGTCCTCCAGGCGGGGAGCGATCACGGGCTCGGATGGTGGGAGGAGACGGGCGGCCCCGCGCAGTTCACGTTCGCGCGGATCGCGTCGATCGCCGCTCGATCCGCCGTCATGCGTTTCGGCACGGCGGATCAGCGCCGGCGGGTCGCTGCCCGCTTCGCGCAGGTCTTCGCCGAGCGCGGGGAGGCCATGACCGCGTTCGGTCTCGCGCTCGATGCCGAGGACTACGACCTGGCCGTCGCGATCGGCAAGCGCTCGTACCTCCAGCTCATCCGCGACGACACCCCGGGGACGCTGCAGCGGCTGCGGCGCATCCCCCTGACGAAGCTGCGGAGACAGCCGCTCCTCGTTCTGTTCATCGCGATGCTGCACGCACAGTCGCCGAGGGGCCGCGCGGCCGCGCTGTTCCACTTCGCACTCGCAGAGCGGCTCGCACGGGCCACCGAGTCGAGCGGGGCGGCCGACGACCGCGCGATCATGGTCGGGGTGCGCGGGGCCGCGATGAGGATGCAGGGGAAGTTCGATCGGGCCGTCCCCGTGGCACGCGAGTTCCTCGATCGCTTCGATCGACTCTCTCCCGAGGAGCAGGATCGACTCAGCAGCGTGAGTCGCCCCTTGTTGTGGCAGGCGGCGCACACCTTGTTCTTCGCGGGAGAGACGGAGACGGCCGTCGGAGCGGCACAGCGCATGCTCGCCGTCCCGGTGCCGTTGTCCGACGGTGAGGCGGACACGGGCCTGCGCCCGGCTCTGTCGGTCGTATCGGCGGTGTCCGCCGTCGTCGGCTCGATGGGGGAGGCGCGCGCCGCGCTCGATGAGGCGCTCGTCCACCCGGCCCGCTCGAGCGACTTCTATCTCGTCTGGGAGCGGACGACGGCCGCGATCGCGGCGATCGAGGACGGGGACTTCGCGAGCGCCGTTCCGCTCATCGACTCCATCGACCACGACATGGGGGCCAGTGAATACTGGCCGGTCGATGCCGTGATCCGGGCGCTCGCCGAGGTCGGCGACGGTCGTGTGGACGGCGCGATCCGTGTGCTCGAGGCTGTGCTCGAATCGGATGCGCCTCCCCGTCAGGCCGCGCCGACGCGCGACGTCGTGGTCGTCCTCCATGCCCTCCTGTGCGTCGCCGGCCGACCGGCGGGGAGAGCAGCAGGGATCCTGCGGCACGTCTCCCGGCGCGGCCCGGCCGTGGCTCTCGCCGAGGCCGTCATCGCGTTGCGCGCCGACGAACCGGTCTCGGCACTCGGGCTCGTCGGCCGCGGATTCGGTGATGCGTCGACGTCACCCCGAGTGAGGGCGTCAGCCCTCCTCGTCCGCGCAGCGGCGTCGTCGGCGGTCTCGCAGGACGATGCGGCGGCGCGGGCCGCGCGCGAGGCCGTCACCCTCATGACCGCGACGGGCCTCGCGACGCCGTGGCTGGTCCTCACCCCCTCGGAACGTTCGACCCTTCTGGCCCTCGTCGGGCCGGAGCTGGCCGGCGCGGACGTCGTCGCCGCGGCCGAGCGGATGCCCACGGTCTATCTCGACGGCGCGCGGGTGGAGAGGCTGACGGCGAGGGAGCGCGACGTGCTGGCACGGCTCGTGGCGGGGGACACGATCCCACAGGTCGCCGAGGCATCGGGGGTGTCGTCCAACACCGTGAAGACCCAGCGTGCGCGGATCTACCGGAAGCTCGGTGTGGACAACCGCGCCGATGCCGCGCGCGTCGCCCTCGAACACGATCTGCTCTGA
- a CDS encoding threonine aldolase family protein, with protein MTSVLHDPRFRAFASDNYAGIHPEILEAIGAANGGHQIAYGEDAYTERLQAVIREHFGERAEAFPVFNGTGANVTGLQSMLPRWGAVVAASTAHINTDENGAPERIGGIKILTVDSPDGKLTPELVDRQAWGWGDEHRAQPLVVSITQSTEVGTVYSPDEIRALADHAHAHGMRLHMDGSRLSNAAAALGVPLRAITTDAGVDVLSYGGTKNGLLLGELIVVLDPAASDGLVYLRKMNMQLASKMRFLSAQFIELLSNDLWQRSAAHANTMAARLRAGLEASIADGSAPGLAFTQSTDANAVFATVPAAAAARLHEAFRFYDWDISTGEVRWMCSWDTTEDDVDAFIDGIRAELASSV; from the coding sequence GTGACCTCCGTTCTGCATGATCCCCGCTTCCGCGCCTTCGCCTCCGACAACTACGCCGGCATCCACCCCGAGATCCTCGAGGCGATCGGTGCGGCGAACGGCGGCCACCAGATCGCGTACGGCGAGGACGCGTACACGGAGCGCCTCCAGGCGGTGATCCGCGAGCACTTCGGGGAGCGGGCCGAGGCCTTCCCCGTCTTCAACGGAACGGGCGCCAACGTCACGGGGCTGCAGTCGATGCTGCCCCGCTGGGGCGCTGTCGTCGCCGCCTCCACCGCCCACATCAACACGGACGAGAACGGCGCTCCCGAGCGCATCGGCGGGATCAAGATCCTCACCGTCGACTCCCCGGACGGCAAGCTCACCCCCGAGCTCGTCGACCGCCAGGCGTGGGGCTGGGGCGACGAGCACCGTGCGCAGCCGCTCGTCGTGTCGATCACGCAGTCCACCGAGGTCGGAACGGTCTACTCGCCGGACGAGATCCGCGCGCTGGCCGATCACGCGCACGCGCACGGCATGCGCCTGCACATGGACGGGTCACGCCTCTCGAACGCGGCCGCCGCCCTCGGCGTGCCCCTGCGTGCGATCACGACCGATGCCGGCGTCGACGTGCTCTCCTACGGCGGCACCAAGAACGGCCTCCTCCTCGGAGAACTCATCGTCGTCCTGGACCCGGCCGCCTCCGACGGGCTCGTGTACCTCCGCAAAATGAACATGCAGCTCGCGTCGAAGATGCGCTTCCTCTCGGCGCAGTTCATCGAGCTGCTGAGCAACGACCTGTGGCAGCGGTCGGCGGCCCACGCGAACACGATGGCGGCACGTCTCCGCGCGGGCCTCGAGGCGTCGATCGCCGACGGTTCGGCCCCCGGTCTCGCCTTCACGCAGTCGACCGACGCGAACGCCGTCTTCGCGACGGTCCCGGCCGCGGCGGCCGCACGCCTCCACGAGGCCTTCCGCTTCTACGACTGGGACATCTCCACGGGCGAGGTCCGCTGGATGTGCTCGTGGGACACCACGGAGGACGACGTGGACGCGTTCATCGACGGCATCCGTGCGGAGCTCGCCTCCTCCGTCTAG
- a CDS encoding ABC transporter permease, translated as MSTTQTRPARATTAPATPSFAQSSWLVAEREVRMKLRSKAFLISTGILMLVVLGSILIGGFIGGNTEATKVAVTSDTAAAVQGQSGIDATEVASAEEAEELVRSGDVTAAILPDDSTPLGIVVVADSETPSGLLQQLSITPPVTLLDGDAQNPFLAYLVAIAFGVVFFASAMTFGSTIAQSVVEEKQTRVVEILMSAVPVRALLAGKVIGNSILAFAQIAVIAALSIIGLTITGQSDLLSLLGAPVLWFVVFFVLGFVLLASLFAATGSMVSRVEDIGSTTTPVTMLVMIPYFLVIFFYDNPLVLGIMSYVPFSAPVGMPVRLFLGDAQWWEPLVSLAILAITALGTIVLGSKIYENSLLKLGGTVKWRDALSR; from the coding sequence ATGAGCACGACACAGACCCGGCCGGCGCGGGCGACGACCGCCCCCGCGACGCCGAGCTTCGCCCAGAGCTCCTGGCTCGTCGCCGAGCGCGAGGTGCGGATGAAGCTCCGCAGCAAGGCGTTCCTCATCTCCACGGGCATCCTCATGCTGGTGGTGCTCGGCTCGATCCTCATCGGCGGGTTCATCGGAGGCAACACCGAGGCGACGAAGGTCGCCGTCACGAGCGACACCGCTGCGGCCGTGCAGGGTCAGTCGGGAATCGACGCGACCGAGGTCGCCTCGGCGGAGGAGGCGGAGGAGCTCGTCCGCTCGGGCGACGTCACCGCGGCGATCCTCCCGGACGATTCGACGCCGCTCGGCATCGTCGTGGTCGCCGACTCGGAGACCCCCTCCGGCCTGCTGCAGCAGTTGAGCATCACGCCACCCGTCACGCTGCTCGACGGTGACGCGCAGAACCCCTTCCTGGCCTACCTCGTGGCGATCGCGTTCGGCGTCGTGTTCTTCGCATCGGCGATGACGTTCGGCTCGACGATCGCGCAATCGGTCGTGGAGGAGAAGCAGACGCGCGTCGTCGAGATCCTCATGTCGGCCGTGCCCGTCCGTGCGCTCCTCGCAGGGAAGGTGATCGGCAACTCGATCCTCGCGTTCGCGCAGATCGCGGTGATCGCGGCGCTGTCGATCATCGGGCTCACGATCACGGGCCAGAGCGACCTGCTCTCGCTCCTCGGGGCGCCCGTGCTGTGGTTCGTGGTGTTCTTCGTGCTCGGATTCGTGCTGCTCGCGTCACTCTTCGCCGCGACCGGCTCGATGGTGTCGCGCGTCGAGGACATCGGCTCGACGACCACGCCCGTGACGATGCTCGTGATGATCCCCTACTTCCTGGTGATCTTCTTCTACGACAACCCGCTCGTGCTGGGGATCATGTCGTACGTGCCGTTCTCCGCCCCCGTGGGCATGCCCGTGCGCCTGTTCCTCGGGGATGCGCAGTGGTGGGAACCGCTCGTGTCGCTCGCGATCCTCGCGATCACGGCGCTCGGCACGATCGTGCTCGGCTCGAAGATCTACGAGAACTCGCTCCTGAAGCTCGGCGGCACCGTGAAGTGGCGCGACGCCCTCTCCCGCTGA
- a CDS encoding ABC transporter ATP-binding protein gives MLTLTDVTKTYGTRRALDAVSFDVAPGRMTGFVGGNGAGKTTAMRIILGVLSSDSGTVTLDGRPLSPEARRRFGYMPEERGLYPKMKVGEQLVYLGRLHGFTASAAQKNADTLLDRLGLGERRGDLVESLSLGNQQRAQIAAALVHEPDVLVLDEPFSGLDPMAVDTVVGVLGDYAASGIPVLFSSHQLDIVERLCDDLVIIAGGTIRANGPREGLREQYSSLRYELHLAGDAGWVRDVPGVTVVDFHGGDAIFDVDSEDTAQAVLRDAVSRGAVTSYARQRPTLAQIFKEVVA, from the coding sequence ATGCTCACACTCACGGATGTGACCAAGACGTACGGCACGCGCCGTGCGCTCGACGCGGTCTCGTTCGACGTCGCACCGGGCCGCATGACGGGCTTCGTCGGCGGCAACGGCGCCGGCAAGACCACCGCGATGCGCATCATCCTCGGAGTGCTCTCCTCGGACTCGGGAACGGTCACCCTCGACGGCCGACCGCTCTCCCCCGAGGCCCGGCGCCGCTTCGGCTACATGCCGGAGGAGCGCGGCCTCTACCCGAAGATGAAGGTCGGCGAGCAGCTCGTCTACCTCGGACGGCTCCACGGCTTCACGGCGAGCGCCGCCCAGAAGAACGCCGACACGCTCCTCGATCGGCTGGGCCTCGGCGAGCGCCGCGGCGACCTCGTCGAGAGCCTCTCCCTCGGCAACCAGCAGCGTGCGCAGATCGCGGCGGCGCTCGTCCACGAACCCGACGTGCTGGTGCTCGACGAGCCGTTCTCCGGCCTCGACCCGATGGCGGTCGACACGGTCGTCGGCGTGCTCGGCGATTATGCGGCGTCGGGCATCCCCGTCCTGTTCTCGAGCCACCAGCTCGACATCGTCGAGCGCCTCTGCGACGACCTCGTCATCATCGCGGGCGGCACGATCCGCGCGAACGGTCCGCGCGAGGGGCTGCGCGAGCAGTACTCGTCGCTGCGGTACGAGCTGCACCTCGCGGGCGACGCCGGCTGGGTGCGAGATGTTCCGGGCGTGACCGTCGTCGACTTCCACGGGGGCGACGCGATCTTCGACGTCGACTCCGAGGACACCGCGCAAGCGGTCCTCCGGGACGCCGTCTCACGCGGCGCCGTCACCTCGTATGCGCGGCAGCGACCGACGCTCGCCCAGATCTTCAAGGAGGTCGTCGCATGA